One part of the bacterium genome encodes these proteins:
- the radA gene encoding DNA repair protein RadA, which yields MAKLATLFECQQCGYQSPKWLGRCSDCGAWNSFVEGVASASKPASNSGAQFYSLQSKLAPLEEIGTQAPPRILTRLSELDRLLGGGVVPGSVILLGGDPGIGKSTLVLQILSQLSQGGAKAAYLSGEESADQIKLRADRLGVKSKNLYVMTENDLSRALPQIEALKPELLVVDSIQTVYLPELGSAPGSVTQVRECAGKLLYLAKSKGLPVLLVGHVTKEGSLAGPKILEHMVDTVLYFEGERGQAYRLLRTFKNRFGSVSELAVYEMRSQGLKEVTNPSELFLSENPELAPGSVVVSSLQGTRPLLAELQALVTPTSLGMPRRVTVGVDAQRVALLVAVLEKIVGLHLGGQDIFLNVVGGLDVDEPGVDLGVLLAVASSFQGRALAERTLVLGEVGLNGEVRAVTGETLRLEEASRLGFKRVILPKKGSKEKVPAGLELVRVANVGAALDLF from the coding sequence ATGGCCAAGCTCGCGACGCTTTTCGAATGCCAGCAATGCGGCTACCAGTCGCCGAAGTGGCTCGGCCGCTGCTCCGATTGCGGCGCTTGGAATTCTTTCGTCGAAGGAGTCGCCAGCGCGTCAAAGCCCGCGTCAAATTCCGGCGCCCAGTTTTATTCGCTGCAATCCAAGCTGGCTCCGCTCGAGGAGATCGGCACCCAGGCTCCGCCCCGGATCCTCACTCGCTTGAGCGAGCTCGACCGCCTCCTCGGCGGCGGCGTGGTGCCGGGCTCGGTGATCCTGCTGGGCGGCGATCCCGGCATCGGCAAATCGACCTTGGTCTTGCAAATTCTCTCCCAGCTCAGTCAGGGCGGCGCCAAAGCTGCTTACTTGAGCGGCGAGGAATCGGCCGACCAGATCAAGCTGAGGGCCGACCGTCTCGGCGTGAAGTCCAAAAATCTCTACGTGATGACCGAGAACGACCTTTCCCGGGCTCTGCCCCAGATCGAGGCCTTGAAGCCCGAGCTCTTGGTCGTCGACTCGATCCAGACCGTCTACTTGCCGGAGCTGGGCTCGGCGCCGGGCTCGGTGACTCAGGTCCGGGAATGTGCCGGCAAGCTGCTTTACCTCGCTAAATCCAAGGGCCTGCCGGTCCTGCTGGTCGGCCACGTCACCAAGGAGGGCTCGCTGGCCGGCCCCAAGATCTTGGAGCACATGGTCGACACGGTCCTCTACTTCGAGGGCGAGCGGGGCCAGGCTTACCGGCTGCTGCGCACTTTCAAGAACCGCTTCGGCTCGGTGAGCGAGCTGGCCGTCTACGAGATGCGCTCCCAGGGCCTGAAGGAAGTGACCAACCCCTCCGAGCTCTTCCTCTCGGAAAATCCGGAATTGGCGCCGGGCTCGGTGGTGGTAAGCAGCCTCCAAGGGACCCGACCGCTCTTGGCCGAGCTCCAGGCCCTGGTGACGCCGACCTCGCTGGGCATGCCGCGGCGGGTGACGGTGGGGGTCGATGCCCAAAGGGTGGCTCTCTTGGTCGCGGTCTTGGAAAAGATCGTCGGCCTTCATCTCGGCGGTCAGGACATCTTCCTCAACGTGGTCGGCGGGCTCGACGTCGACGAGCCGGGCGTGGATTTGGGCGTTTTGCTGGCGGTGGCCTCGAGCTTTCAGGGCCGGGCCCTGGCCGAGCGGACCTTGGTCCTGGGCGAGGTCGGCTTGAACGGCGAAGTCCGGGCGGTGACCGGCGAGACCCTGCGCTTGGAAGAGGCGAGCCGGCTCGGCTTCAAGCGGGTGATTTTGCCGAAGAAGGGCAGCAAAGAAAAGGTCCCGGCCGGCCTCGAGCTGGTCCGGGTCGCCAACGTCGGGGCGGCTTTGGATTTGTTTTGA
- the glnA gene encoding type I glutamate--ammonia ligase has translation MSPKDVVDLAKKNGAVMVDLKFIDYPGVWQHLTIPISEFDEGFFERGQGFDGSSIRGWQPIHASDMLLIADPTSAVMDPIMAHPTLSLICNIYDPITREPYTRDPRYIAQKAEAFLKSSGVGEIAYFGPEAEFFIFDDVRFSQTSNEAYYSVDSVEGIWNTGRDEGPNLGYKPRHKEGYFPAPPTDSLMDLRTEICLTLEKVGIRVEAQHHEVATGGQCEIDMRFDSLTKMADKLMWFKYIIKNVAVKHGRTVTFMPKPLFGDNGSGMHCHQSIWKGDNNLFAGDKYGGLSELGLNYVGGILKHAPATCAFTNPTTNSYRRLVPGFEAPVNLAYSSRNRSAAIRIPMLSTSPKAKRIEFRTPDPSCNAYLAFAAMLMAGLDGVEKKLDPGQPLNKNIYALTPEELKDIPSVPGSLEESINNLKKDHAFLKKGDVFTQDALDMWIEYKTDNEINPVKLRPVPYEFALYYDI, from the coding sequence ATGAGTCCCAAAGACGTAGTCGATCTCGCCAAGAAAAACGGCGCGGTCATGGTCGACCTTAAGTTCATCGATTACCCGGGCGTGTGGCAGCACCTCACGATCCCGATCAGCGAATTCGACGAAGGCTTTTTCGAGCGCGGTCAGGGCTTCGACGGATCCTCGATCCGCGGCTGGCAACCGATCCACGCCTCCGACATGCTGCTCATCGCCGATCCGACCTCCGCGGTGATGGACCCGATCATGGCCCATCCGACCTTGAGCCTGATTTGCAACATCTACGATCCGATCACCCGCGAGCCCTACACCCGCGATCCGCGCTACATCGCCCAAAAGGCCGAGGCTTTCCTCAAGTCCTCGGGCGTCGGCGAGATCGCCTATTTCGGACCCGAAGCCGAATTCTTCATCTTCGACGACGTCCGCTTCAGCCAGACCTCCAACGAGGCCTACTACTCGGTCGACTCGGTCGAAGGCATCTGGAACACCGGCCGCGACGAAGGTCCCAACCTGGGCTACAAGCCGCGCCACAAGGAAGGTTACTTCCCGGCTCCGCCGACCGACAGCTTGATGGACCTTCGCACCGAGATCTGCCTGACTTTGGAAAAGGTCGGCATCCGGGTCGAGGCCCAGCACCATGAAGTCGCCACCGGCGGCCAATGCGAGATCGACATGCGCTTCGACAGCCTCACCAAGATGGCCGACAAGCTCATGTGGTTCAAATACATCATCAAGAACGTCGCGGTGAAGCACGGCCGCACCGTCACCTTCATGCCGAAGCCGCTCTTCGGCGACAACGGCTCCGGCATGCACTGCCACCAGTCGATCTGGAAAGGGGACAACAACCTCTTCGCCGGCGACAAGTATGGCGGTCTCTCCGAGCTGGGCCTCAACTACGTCGGCGGCATCCTGAAGCACGCCCCGGCGACCTGCGCCTTCACCAACCCGACCACCAACAGCTACCGCCGTCTGGTGCCGGGCTTCGAAGCGCCGGTCAACCTGGCCTACTCCAGCCGCAACCGCTCGGCCGCGATCCGCATCCCGATGCTCTCGACCTCGCCGAAGGCCAAGCGCATCGAGTTCCGCACTCCCGATCCGTCCTGCAACGCCTACCTGGCCTTCGCCGCCATGCTGATGGCCGGCTTGGACGGCGTGGAGAAGAAGCTCGATCCGGGTCAACCGCTCAACAAGAACATCTACGCCTTGACCCCCGAAGAGCTGAAGGACATCCCCAGCGTTCCGGGCTCGCTCGAGGAATCGATCAACAACCTGAAGAAGGACCATGCCTTCCTCAAGAAAGGCGACGTCTTCACCCAAGACGCCCTCGACATGTGGATCGAGTACAAGACCGACAACGAGATCAACCCGGTCAAGCTGCGGCCGGTGCCTTACGAGTTCGCGCTGTACTACGACATCTAG
- a CDS encoding P-II family nitrogen regulator: MKKVEAIIKPFKLDEVKEALQDVGVQGLTVSEVKGFGRQKGHTELYRGAEYVVDFLPKIKLEVVVGDADAAKVVETIQNAAKTGRIGDGKIFLTQVDEVIRIRTGETGQNAI; this comes from the coding sequence ATGAAAAAAGTGGAAGCCATCATCAAGCCCTTCAAGCTCGACGAAGTCAAAGAGGCCCTCCAGGACGTGGGAGTTCAAGGACTCACCGTCTCCGAGGTCAAAGGCTTCGGCCGCCAGAAGGGCCATACCGAGCTCTACCGCGGCGCCGAGTACGTCGTCGACTTCCTCCCCAAGATCAAATTGGAGGTGGTGGTCGGAGACGCCGATGCCGCCAAGGTGGTCGAAACCATCCAAAATGCCGCCAAGACCGGCAGGATCGGCGACGGCAAGATCTTCCTCACCCAAGTGGACGAGGTGATCCGAATCCGCACCGGCGAAACCGGCCAAAACGCCATCTAG
- a CDS encoding TetR/AcrR family transcriptional regulator, which yields MSKGQATRQSILEHATSLASRIGLEALSIGKLAEALNLSKSGLFAHFRSKEALQIQVMEHAAERFVETVIKPALKAPRGIPRIQAIFERWRKWPEANSMDGGCLFVAAATELDDRPGPARDYLVQQQKDWQETLATIARTAISEGHFSDDVDPEQFAFELYGIMLAYHFSSRLGIDPAADQKAERAFKALLAKSQIH from the coding sequence ATGAGCAAGGGACAAGCGACAAGACAAAGCATCCTGGAGCACGCAACCAGCCTGGCCAGCCGGATCGGGCTGGAGGCTCTCAGCATCGGCAAATTGGCCGAGGCCTTGAACCTCTCCAAGAGCGGCCTCTTCGCCCATTTCCGCTCCAAGGAGGCCCTGCAGATCCAAGTGATGGAGCATGCCGCCGAGCGCTTCGTCGAGACGGTGATCAAGCCGGCTTTGAAGGCGCCGCGGGGGATTCCCCGGATCCAGGCCATCTTCGAGCGCTGGCGGAAGTGGCCGGAGGCCAACAGCATGGACGGCGGCTGCCTCTTCGTGGCCGCTGCCACCGAGCTCGACGACCGCCCGGGCCCGGCCCGGGATTACCTGGTTCAGCAGCAAAAGGATTGGCAGGAAACCCTGGCGACGATCGCCCGAACCGCCATTTCCGAAGGTCATTTCAGCGACGACGTCGATCCCGAGCAATTCGCCTTCGAGCTCTACGGGATTATGCTCGCCTATCATTTCAGCAGCCGGCTGGGGATCGATCCCGCAGCCGACCAAAAGGCCGAGCGGGCCTTCAAGGCCCTGCTTGCCAAATCGCAAATTCACTGA
- a CDS encoding alpha/beta fold hydrolase, translated as MRSKNSTNVRLTNAFYKAGFRVFGTLLPPLAAARAEKIFRTPPFHPVSEEESRVLARAKKFRIPTQDEVLAVYLWGQGHGPIVLLVHGWGGSAGQFHPLIDPLLEAGFSVLAFDAPAHGESTGELSSLVQFAEAVKKVAAWAGSIHGILTHSMGGAAASMALADGLAVERAVFIAPPADAKVWFDQFSERLGFSKELEERTRQRMEAKLHFDFSQLNADAIGPRIAAPILIVHDREDKEVSWHDALRVAKASPHVQLISTQGLGHRRILKSSAVIRAALEFLQGKDEIEALSAHPLSCEGCGTALKEEDGRYCEECELDFELAHPAARWAHS; from the coding sequence ATGCGCTCAAAAAATAGCACGAACGTTCGATTGACGAATGCCTTTTACAAGGCCGGTTTTCGGGTCTTTGGAACTTTGCTGCCGCCGCTGGCGGCGGCTCGGGCCGAAAAAATATTCCGCACTCCTCCCTTCCATCCGGTCTCGGAAGAGGAAAGCCGGGTCTTGGCCCGGGCCAAGAAATTCCGGATTCCCACTCAAGATGAGGTCTTGGCGGTCTACCTTTGGGGCCAGGGCCATGGGCCGATCGTCCTGCTGGTCCACGGCTGGGGCGGCAGCGCCGGTCAGTTTCATCCCTTGATCGATCCCTTGCTGGAGGCCGGTTTTTCGGTGCTGGCCTTCGATGCTCCGGCCCATGGCGAGTCCACCGGCGAGCTCAGCTCCTTGGTTCAGTTCGCCGAAGCGGTGAAGAAAGTGGCGGCTTGGGCCGGCTCGATCCACGGCATCCTCACCCACTCGATGGGCGGAGCCGCGGCCTCGATGGCCTTGGCCGACGGCCTCGCAGTGGAGCGGGCGGTCTTCATCGCCCCGCCGGCCGACGCCAAGGTCTGGTTCGATCAATTCTCGGAGCGGCTCGGCTTCTCCAAGGAATTGGAGGAGCGGACTCGTCAGCGGATGGAGGCGAAGCTCCATTTCGATTTCTCGCAGCTCAACGCCGACGCCATCGGGCCGCGGATCGCGGCGCCGATCCTGATCGTCCACGACCGTGAGGATAAAGAAGTCTCTTGGCATGACGCCCTGCGTGTCGCCAAGGCCTCGCCCCATGTCCAGCTGATCAGCACTCAGGGCTTGGGCCATCGCCGCATCCTCAAAAGCTCGGCGGTGATTCGGGCGGCGCTGGAGTTCCTCCAGGGCAAGGACGAGATCGAGGCCCTCTCAGCCCACCCGCTGAGCTGCGAAGGCTGCGGGACCGCGCTGAAAGAAGAGGACGGCCGTTACTGCGAGGAGTGCGAGCTCGACTTCGAGCTGGCCCATCCGGCCGCCCGGTGGGCCCATTCCTGA
- a CDS encoding ammonium transporter: MKMRLKPKIVGALMSLLVLTAGAAYGQTEAPPAEAPAAAPAAAATGSAKSEPSLEQRIADLEAYVNNGGRGSDAADSTVTSKVGGAGPGHNAWMMTSAALVLFMTLPGLALFYGGLVRKKNVLSVLAQCLGITGLVTILWWAVGYSLVFSTGGPIIGGLDFAFLKGIDSNPNTSYSYWVSQNIFCMYQMMFAIITPALIVGAIAERMKFSAVLMFVALWMFVIYFPLAHMVWGADGLMNGVWNAGAGIKAIDFAGGTVVHMSSGWSALLLCIILGKRIGFGKEHMPPHSMVLCMVGTGMLWVGWYGFNAGSAVAADGVAANAFMTTTVAAAVATFAWGLAEWVTRGKPSILGFCSGAVAGLVVITPGAGFVDVGSAVIIGIFAGIVPFLAVTKLKHWLGYDDALDTFGVHAIGGTMGALLTGIFATADVNANLNTNLADVLAKGSLWIEQLKAMGLTIVMSLLGTLVIAYLLKFTLGLRPTPEVEVQGLDLNEHGEEGYIY; this comes from the coding sequence ATGAAAATGCGTCTCAAACCCAAAATCGTCGGGGCCCTGATGTCCTTGCTGGTCCTGACAGCCGGAGCGGCCTACGGCCAGACCGAAGCTCCTCCCGCGGAAGCCCCGGCTGCGGCACCCGCGGCAGCAGCCACCGGGTCCGCCAAAAGCGAGCCCAGCCTCGAGCAGCGGATCGCCGACCTCGAAGCTTACGTCAACAACGGCGGCCGGGGATCCGATGCCGCCGACAGCACCGTCACCTCCAAGGTCGGCGGGGCTGGGCCCGGCCACAATGCCTGGATGATGACGTCGGCCGCTTTGGTCCTCTTCATGACCTTGCCGGGCTTGGCTCTCTTCTACGGCGGCTTGGTCCGCAAGAAGAACGTCCTCTCCGTTCTGGCCCAGTGTTTGGGAATCACCGGACTCGTCACCATCCTCTGGTGGGCGGTGGGCTACAGCCTGGTCTTCTCGACCGGCGGACCGATCATCGGCGGTCTCGACTTCGCCTTCCTTAAGGGAATCGATTCCAATCCCAACACCAGCTATTCCTATTGGGTTTCGCAGAACATCTTCTGCATGTACCAGATGATGTTCGCCATCATCACTCCGGCCCTTATCGTCGGCGCCATCGCCGAGCGGATGAAGTTCTCCGCGGTCCTGATGTTCGTGGCCCTGTGGATGTTCGTGATCTACTTCCCGCTGGCCCACATGGTGTGGGGGGCGGACGGTCTCATGAACGGCGTCTGGAACGCCGGCGCCGGGATCAAGGCCATCGACTTCGCCGGCGGAACCGTGGTTCACATGTCCTCCGGCTGGTCGGCGCTGCTGCTTTGCATCATCCTCGGCAAGCGGATCGGCTTCGGCAAAGAGCACATGCCGCCGCACAGCATGGTGCTCTGCATGGTCGGGACCGGCATGCTTTGGGTCGGTTGGTACGGCTTCAACGCCGGTTCGGCGGTCGCCGCCGATGGCGTGGCCGCCAACGCTTTCATGACCACGACGGTCGCGGCCGCGGTCGCCACCTTCGCCTGGGGACTGGCCGAATGGGTCACCCGGGGCAAGCCCAGCATCCTCGGCTTCTGCTCGGGCGCGGTCGCGGGCCTAGTCGTCATCACCCCCGGCGCCGGCTTCGTCGACGTCGGTTCGGCCGTCATCATCGGCATCTTCGCCGGCATCGTGCCCTTCCTCGCCGTCACCAAGCTGAAGCACTGGCTGGGCTACGACGACGCGCTGGACACCTTCGGGGTTCACGCGATCGGTGGAACCATGGGCGCCTTGCTCACCGGCATCTTCGCGACGGCCGACGTCAACGCCAACCTCAACACCAATTTGGCCGATGTCCTCGCCAAGGGTTCGCTCTGGATCGAGCAGCTCAAGGCGATGGGTCTCACCATCGTCATGTCGCTCCTCGGGACCTTGGTCATTGCCTATCTGCTCAAGTTCACCCTGGGACTCCGGCCGACGCCGGAAGTCGAAGTCCAAGGCCTCGACCTGAACGAACATGGCGAAGAGGGATACATCTACTAG